One Nicotiana sylvestris chromosome 12, ASM39365v2, whole genome shotgun sequence genomic window carries:
- the LOC138882692 gene encoding uncharacterized protein: MTIKLVVGECTLNVVSAYAPQVGCGEEIKRRFWEGLEDIVRSILPSERLFIGGDFNGHIGSSAGGYTEVHDGFGFGERNGGDISLLDFAKAFDLVIANSSFSKREEHLVTYQSSVAKTQIDYLLLRRGDRRLCEDCKVIPGETLATQHRLLVMDVSIRIRRKQRSVRGGTRIRWDALTKVKAQELEGRLSAMGAWRSSGDANTTWSTMADYIRKAAR, from the coding sequence atgactattaaattagtggtgggtgagtgtactttaaacgtcgttagcgcgtacgcaccgcaagTAGGTTGTGGGGAGGAGATTAAAAGGCGTTTTTGGGAAGGGTTGGAAGACATTGTTCGTagtattctgccttccgagaggctattcataggaggggatttcaatggccATATTGGGTCGTCTGCAGGTGGGTATACTGAGGTGCATGacggctttggtttcggggaacGGAATGGAGGGGACATCTCACTGCTGGATTTtgccaaggcattcgatctagtgattgcaaactcgagtttttCGAAGCGAGAGGAGCATTtagttacttaccaaagttcggtggcaaagactcaaattgactatctcctcctcaggagaggcgacagaaggttgtgcgaggattgcaaagttatcccaggtgagacccttgcaacgcaacataggctcttggtgatggacgttAGTATTAGGATAAGAAGGAAACAGAGGTCAGTACGAGGCGGCACGAGGATTAGGTGGGACGCCTTGACTAAGGTTAAAGcccaggagttggaaggaaggttgtcggcaatgggagcttggagaagtagtggggacgcaaacactacGTGGTCGACGATGGCAGACTATATAAGGAAGGCGGCGAGATAG